tgatatctatttaatgcgtaagcataacctccaggataacctctcgactctgtttggaatctctcagccattgacactttattttgtctcatttcactcttcccccttttggtcgagaagattttctcaatcccttgatgctgagtctcatctcattctaggatttctgtcccatgttgccaggaaggtccacactcctgggagtcatgtcccacatagacagggggaggtttgtgagttgcttgttgtgttggctgagagagaggccacatctgagcaacaaaaaaggttctcttgggggtgactctcaggcctaattttaagtaggcttgacctatcctttgtggggttatgtttcatatgaacaaaccccaagattaggggctcagcctatagctttggttgtccccactgcttgcgagaatatcaagaattcaacttggggaagttgaattttctccctttctcaccattgcccgaaggggactttgcaaatacttttttattcactgttcaaatcattctggaatttatcggggcattgctttggataaaccaacaaaatctcatgtcctactcaaggttccatgtacttacagtgttcagttaagctgtctgcataagttatattaggaaatgcactggtcaaaatataaattttgtaccaaataaagatttttttgctttagtctcacacataagttaaaattttaaaatattaattaccatctattttcaacaccctgcagtaatggcatttctttgttcttcctcatgcaaaaacattttaaaaatttgtacatttagccactatcattatatactctagggaTTCCTAGAGTTGGTTGGTTTTAGACAACTCCTATATGTACATACATAATCGCATTTAAATCTGCTGCTTAAATTACCAAGATCAAAAACAGACTTACATAACTAGCTGAAACAGAATGCCAAACAAGTAAAATTGTGTCTGCTCTCAAGGGCATGAAAGAGCAAGTGAGGAGGGTACACTAGTTCACAACTATCTGCAAGGGTGAAATAAGTGCTATGAGGTTTTCATGccccaaacatttattgaacacctactgtaTACCAAGCATTGTACCAGGCACTgaagataaagaaatgaataagaaaCAATTGGGAGTCAGGGGAAACTGAAGGTAGGGGCACAAGTTAGTGATTGTAAAATGTAGCTATAGCGTAATGATTTTCAGTTAGGGTGGTTgtagcagaaatggaaagaggGGATGAATTTTGAGAGGTACATTTTTGAGACATAGTTGGTAACTAAGTTAAGGAGAACAAGAACTCTGGTAAGATGCATTTTACAGAATTGTGCGATGGTGCCATTCATAGACAAGTAGGAGTCGGCAAGAAGAGAAGCTTGGTGCAGGGTAGAGATGGTACTGCATTTGATTCTGTACCTGTTCAGTTTTCAGGTATCAGGTGAGCAGGGTAGGTCTAGAACTCTGGAAAGAGACTGACAGAAGAATTAAAAGTTTGAAACAGCAAGAAGTGAGATTTCCAAGGAGGGCCATTTGGAGAAGACTAATGGCCACAATTATGGGAGCTGTGCATTGAGGGAAAGAAGAGAGTGCTAGGAGGTCGAATGGATGACAATTAAGGAAAGacttgaatatttcctcattcagtttattatttcaaatttataaaactaGAGTGAATATTATAAATTTCCATGAATTCATCACTCAACCAATTAATCAAATCATAGCCAATTTTTTTTCAGCTATATCCcactcaatattttaaatttcttttcttttttaaacaaccACAATATGGAAGGACTGTTGAActtgtttaaaagaaattttcttgtAAGTTTTGGTGGTGACCTCTTTTCCTTCAAACAGAAATACCTATACTGTTTTTCTTGATTATAAAAGTATTacatgttcatttaaaaaaagtgaagtaTAAGAatgcgaaaaaaaaaaactggaaattccAAGACCATCCTTCCAAACATTTTTCTATGTACATGTGAATATACTTTGCTTGCATGCTAGTTTACAAACCTATCTTTCTCCCCTTTGCTAAGTCAAGATAGTATTATAGACAGCTTTCTATATTGATAAATCTGTCTCCTAGCTTTCAAATGGGGCATAACATTTCATTGGGTGTTCCAAATTGGGTGATGgcttttaaaacaacttttttatTAAGGCAAAGCAAGTAGTCAAGTGTGCAAATCTTAAAGTATACAGCTTGGACTTTTCCATATACCTGTAAAATCATggattgaggattttttttttaattaaataagttttaagtttacagaaaaatgcataaaatatagagttcccatgtaCTATCTTAGCACCTCacgttagtgtggtacatttgtttaaaatcatgaaagaatattttcgtaattgtactattaactatagtccattgttcagaggacttttaaaagccattttaaggATGAAATGAGGTTAAGTGAAGTAGCTGCTTTCGGTAGAATTAAGGGAAGTTGGGGTTAAATTGCAGGTGGTTAAATAATGACCATAAGCAAGAAGGGAGGAGAATCCCGAGGAAGGATGAAATCCCATGAAGGTGACTTATATGGTGATGGCTGAAGAAGACATTGGCATTCTCTTATTGCAGGTTTAATATGTGACTGGATAGAAATGGAAGATGGTGTTTCCCTTGAATCTTCTATtgagatttctaaatgtttttgtcTCAGTCAGCCATTTGAGCTATTAGAAATAGACCAGTGTTGTGCTAAGCTTATTGTAAATCCTGACTTTTAAATCCCTTAAGGGCTTTAAGCTGCACTTTAGACTGCAAAAATAAACACTAGCTTTTAAACTACTCATTAagtatctcatttttctcttaagTCAGGGATGGGCAAGCCCCTGTAGAATTTTTGTACCGCTTCCAGCGTAagaatagttttacattttttaatggttgaaaATCTATagtgaataatatttcatgacacTTGAAATTGACAGTTCATTGTCCATAAGTAAGTATTAGAACACAGCCACATTCATTCAAGTATTGTCTATGACTGCTTTTGCACCACAGcagcagagttgaatagttggGACAGAGACCACATGGTCCACAGAGTGAGAAACTTGgctctttaaggaaaaaattaatctGCAagtctaacaagctcccaggtgatgctgatgctgatcCTCCCAAGGATCACTGTTTAAACAGGTCTTGGATTACTGGGTATCAAAATCACTTGTAGGTGCTTGTGAAAATGTAGATGCTTGGGCACTAGCCACCAGACATTCTGATTTCTAATGTTGGGTCCTAGGAATCTGTCCTTTAAACCAACACTTTAAGGCACTTCTTGGGACCACCATTGGCACTTATAACTTGGAAATGAGGTGACCTGCCTTAGGGCCACTGCAAGTCAGGAATCACTCCGTTCTCCCTGTTGCTTTGGCTCTAAACCTTCGAGCATCCGGGATCCTCTTTCTCTCATCCCACATTCAGTCTGTCAGTATATTCTGTTGGCTCTACTTTAAaacatattcaaattttctttaaaagattccagcaaaCCAACTAATTTTGTTTGGGGGTGGGAGAGTAGATGAAACAAGACTGGTACAATCTTGGTAATTGTTGAAGCAGAGTTCATTTTATTACCATTTTTATGcacattcaaatttttctataataaagatttttttaaaagaacaaaaaaaacctcTAATATAAACCATTTTCAAAGGAAGCAAGATTTTAAGTCAGTAGGACTGTTAATAAGAGGCAAGGTGGTTAGATAAATCTGCAGATGAATTTCTTGCCCCATCAAATGTGGTCCATACCCTATTTCCATCCTACTCCCCTCCATATACACTAGTCAAATTAGATCGATTGTTGATAGTGAAAGTAGGTACATCTCTAAGCTTAATGGATTTTGGCTCCACCTAAAAGAAGTTGATGATAAATATTGCATTAGAGAGGAGGATCCTTCTACAGTTTAACTTGGGCATACAGGGTTTGCACCCTAACAGAAAAGAATCTCTAGCATCTTCTTTCGCtactctttattttgaaaattttcaaaccagTTAATGAGTTTGCCATATTTCCTTTAAACATAGTAtatgtacacttttttttttgctcactgGTTGAAAATAAATAGCAGGCATGACACATGACCCCTAAATACTTAAGACATCCCCTACAATAGAACTTTCTCTCTATATAGTAACAGTACCATTATACTTCAGGAAGTTTGgcataaaataaatacagtttaTATTCGAATTTTCCTAACTGAAAAATGATGTTAGAGTTCAGGCCAGTTGTATTGTAGAAtgctgttcttgtttgctaaagctgctggaatacgtATACCAGAAAtcagttggcttttacaatgaggatttattaacttagaatTTACGGTTCTTAAGTTGTGAacatgtccaacttaaggcatcaacaggatgatacctggactctgaggaaaggctgctgccTCTGGACACCTGTCATGGGAAAACACAtggtttcctctcttagcttcttgggGTTCTCTCCTAGTTTCTACAAGTCTGACTCAAACTCTGTTTTCCCTGGATAAAGctcttttctctatgagcttctctgaatttcatcttttagcttggttttttcatctctttataaAGTATTCCaattaaaggattaagaccctccttgGCGCAATGCCTTAGTTGAAATAAGCTAATTAAAAAGTCCCACTTACAaaaggtctgtacccacaggaatgaattagaagaacatggccttttctggcatacataacagctttaaaccacgACAAATGGCCCACCACACATTCTGGATATGCCTGGTTGTTTCCTCAATTAGAATCTGTTTAAATATTTCTGGCAAAAATATTACATACATGATGGGAACTTCCAGTTATATCCCCTTGGAGGTACATGAGGTCAGTTTGTCCTAGCTTTTTATTACATCACCCATTAGCTGATGGAAGGCAGCATATAATATAGTGGTAAGGTGGGGAAATAGAGTTTGAGTCAGACCTGTATTCAAAGCCCACTTCTATACAGCAGACATTTGGCTGTGGATATGTCACCTACGTTTGTGCTCCAGTTTTCTAATCTGAAAGTGGAGCCACATTGCAGAGTTATAATGAGATTGAATGATTAGTAAGACTATGTCTTATTACAATCATTTTTTATGTTTGTGCCTGGGAAAATGGCTTAGGCCTGGCCATTTCTTGCCCAAGCTTTCCTAGCTGCTGCTACAGTTTATCTTCCCTACTTAACTAGAACCAGGAGCTTTTCTTTAGTAGCACAAGGAGTCCATCTTCATATTTTGCAGCAGTATTGTTTAATTGGTCCAGTTTTGAGTCAGTTCCCTGCATTTGGGAAGTTTGGTTGGACACAGACAAGTGATACTCTGTGCTGGGCTTGGCTCCACAGCTGTGGCTCTGTCTTTGCATGTGAACTGTCTTTCTcaacagcaatttaaaaatttttattgacaaatcttcacacatagtctatacgtggtatacaatcagtggctcaaatagcatcacatagttgtgtattcatcaccatgatcactttagaacatttgcatcactccagaaaaagaaataaaaaaaaaaaaacatacatctgataccccttacctttcctctcatcgaccactagtattccatctacccaattaattttaccttttatcccctctattgtttatttatttactttatccatattcttttattcatctgtctgtaccctagataaacggagcatcagacacaaggtctatgacacggtcacattgtaaaagttatatctttatataatcatcttcaagaatcaagactactggctttttaaaaaatttctgaagtgatgcaaatgttctaaaaatgatcatggtgatgaataaacaattatgtgatgatattgtgagccataggttgtacaccatgtatgaactgtatgtgtgtgaagatttgtcaataaaaatatttaaaaactaataatgaAGGATTTaaaatgggggggagggggaaggctactggaacacagtctcaggtatttccctccagccactctaatacaccataaactaaaaagggatatctatataatgcataagaataaccaccaggataacctcttgactctgaagtctctcagccattgagactttattttgtctcatttttctcttcccccttttggtcaagaaggctctctcaatcccatgatgccaggtgctgctcatcccaggacttctgtcccacattgcaatGGAGATTTAaccccttgggagtcatgtcccaaaaggggggcgggggcagtgagttcacctgcttaATTggtttagagaggccacatctgaactacaaaagagattctctggggttcTCACCAGCATTTTAATTCTAAAACTACCTTATTAGAGCAAGTTCTAGTCTATGGAAGTAGGTTTTACACAATTCTCTGAAAACTTTGGAACATGTCATTCAAGACACACCTGATGGTATAAAGAGGACATGCTTTTGAGGCAGGCATGGATTCAACTCTCACCTCTACACCTTTGTGGCTTTAAACAAGTCATTTAACTCCTATGAGTCAGTTTCCTcatagttcctcagaggaaaggacTGAGTTTCCTCTTATGTGAAATGGGTATGATAGTGCCATATGAGGAAATTGTAAAGACTGGAAAATAACTTCCCTAGGGGAGGTGACCTCAATGTGGGAACAAAGGTGGGGGGTGGTAACTTGGAAACCTAGGTGGGCTTGCCAATTGATGGTCTTCATCTGTGAGCCATGTTCTACCAAAATGGGAGAAGCAGAAGATTCTTTGAGCTGGAGTCTGAAACCTGGTGAGAAGACTGCTAAGATTGGAGTAAAGAGCTTCAGAGGTTCACTGCTGCCCCCCAATCCCTTCCCAAGCCTAACTCCAGATACTTGTTTAGTAAAGGGGACTGAAAGCCAGGATGGGATCGTTTGCTCCTAATAGACAATATTCTTCCCCCAAAGAATCCATAACCcccaccagaaaagaaaagaaaaaaaaaaaagactgggagTCTTGTTCACAATTAGGTGTGCAGGGCCTAGCACAGCACCTGCTACAAAATAGGAGATAATAAAGCTTTGCAGAATGGAGTTGCTGAGGATCCCCATACCCAGCAGGGAGCTAGCACAATTGTTCCATGAGGATCTGCCTAGGAAGAGTGAAAAAGAGGGCTTTGTGTTCTGTGTACTGTGGCAGTTCTTGCCCTGAAGACTCATCCCCTTACAACCTaggttttgggttttgttttttggaggAAGTGTGCATGAGACGGTTTTTATTAGATTTCTAGTGATTATAAATACATTAAGTGGCAAAGGGGGCAGCCCACACCAGACCAAGATAGTTGGGCAATCACAATTtcttcataaataaaatgaatttaaactaTATAATCACTCCCCAAATTCCATTATTTGAAGTAAACTAAAAGTTAAGGGGGAAAGGGGCATTcactcaacacatatttattaccATGGCGTGCTAGAAACAAAGGATAGAAAATGAGTAAGGCAGTCTGACTTGGTAAATGCAAAATCAAGAGAATAGATATTAAATCCCTAGAATGCTCTTAAAGGTTTGTAATAATAGGTTtcattttttgagcacttactatatgccaggtgctattctaagcactttaccaTTAAACCTCACAATAATTCTATTAGATGAAtgctactattatccccatttcttacattaagaggttaaataacttgtcagTAAGTGTAAAATGTGATTTAATCCGAGATAATCTGGCTTCAGGGTCCACCTTCAAGCATATAGAATTAACAACCAATTTCTGATGGGACATCATGAAAGGTCATGTTAAGAAGGTGCTCCAAATGTTGCTACAAGGTCCTGGTGATTTTGTGACATCAAGTCACAAAAGTGGGTTTTGATCAAATTTGCTTTGACCCTTGATTAGGTCCCCATCAGTTTAACAAGCAGCTGGCCAGAGAAAACCCTCTTATTTGGAGGGAGGTACCTGTGTTCAAATTCCAGGTTTACCATTTAACTGGTGAATTTAATTACGTCTCAGACTTGTTTATAGAACAGGAATAACTACTCCATTGGaaagttatgaaaattaaatattaagttaAACCACTGAAATTGCTGTTTCTGGAGGTCAAATACAGCTTGATAGATTATGCACCAGAGGGATCTATAAAAATGATTACTTTGTGCTCCTGATTTTTCAAAAACTCCAactttaaattcttcctttttctatcctgcccaagGTATAGTTCCGCCAAGCCGTTTCGGTGGCCCTCAGTTGCACACTTGATCTACCCTGTGGAGGTTAATAAATTAGCCCTGGACAGCTCATGAGATTTGGCAGTTCCTACGGGCGTCCAGGGCTTCTTTCCAGCCAGCCGCAAGCACATCCCTTGGGGGCCAGGGAAGTCAAGAGTCTTGACAGTCTTGACACAGCTTCTTGCTCTGCCACACACAGACTCAGAGCGCACTTTCACCCTTCTTCTCACGGCCTATTTTGCCCTTCTTTGTCACAAACGTGCAAAATGGGGCCTAGGGGAAAATCAGGCTTCTCTAAGGTTTGAGGTACCGCATGATGTTGGCGTCAGATCGATGGGCCCAGGCATTGCTTCTAGCTGTCACCTCCGCAAGGTCCTTGAACCTCTCAAACTTGCTTCCATTTCTGAAGGGTGCTAATACCTCTCTTCCTCGTCCAGCGGTTTTCGGTTCAACCCAAACTCCCCCCGGGTAGGTCCATCGAGGAGCTCTTGCTATGGGTAGACGTCCCCCAGGGGAGACTGCGAGGAGAGTGGAGAAAAAGCGCGTGCGAGGGCTCGCATTGGCCCGGCTCACACACGCGGCAGTCCACAAATACCAGTATTTAATAGATACTTATTTGAATAGAGACAGAACTGAATCTAGACATCTCCATACTCAGACGGAGTACGAACTCCGCGGTGTGCGGGAAAGAAGGGACCGATACCATCCAGTCCTGCCGAAGGGCGGAACGGTTGGATCAACCCCATAGCAGACGAGACCGGAAAGCACCGGGCCTGGACGGTTCACGCTTGCGCGCAGCCAACTTGCTAAAGGAGAGTCTGCTTCCCTGCTGTGGGCAGCTCAGTAGCTGTCAGGGGCGGGGCGTCGCCAGGCCATGGCAGCCGCGGAGCCTAGCGGGCGCGCGGTGCGGGCGTCCGCCCCGAGAACCCGGTCCGGCGGAGCCCCGGACCGCGCAGCAGGAGCTGCGGCGCAGCCTCCTGGACGAAGCGGCATCGAAGTCCCCCGTTTGGGGGAACGGACCCTCGCAGCGGTGGAGAAGCGAGGGCCGTACATGGTGACGCGAGCGCCTTCCATTCAGGCCAAGCTACGTGAGTGCGGTCGGATGGAGGGTCTCTGCTCCGGCGGGCTGTCGCGTTTCCTGGGCGGGCTCCGGGATCCCCGCTGGGCCTCGCTCCCGGAAGGAACGGGTTAGGTGCAGCCCACTCCCGCCCCTGAAATTCTGTTGGGAAAGAGCTGCCTCCCGACATTCGGGAGGCACGGCGGAGTGGGGAAGACCTCGCTGACCCGGGCCCTTTGACTTCCAGAGAAACACCGGGACCTGGCCAAGGCCATTCTGCGGAGAAAAGTCATGCTGGGAGCCTCGCCGAATCGCCCCGATTCTTCAGGGAAAAGGTCTCAGCAAGCGCCACCTCCTCTGTGCCCGGCAATACTCAAAGAAGGCTTTAGTCCCCAGGCTAGCAGACAGAGGCCCCTGTTTAAAAGCCCAGCTAGTGATTCCCTTAACGGCAGTCAGTCCACTATCATTAAAATGAGTAGGACAactttgtctttctctttaaggATATGACAACAGCAGGGAAAGGACTTAGGAGTAAGGGGATTATTTCAGTGCATGGGAGCATTCCCGTGTCTGAGAATCTAATTCAGGGACAAACATTGCTGCAGGGGTTCCCAAGAGTGAGGATGGAACAGCCTTTGcggtattttttttaacagaatagTAACCTCTCAGATCTGGATAAGACTTCATCCAGCGTTTCCATTTACAGATTAGCACTGAAACAAAGAGGTAAAAAGATTTGCCCAAGGACTCTACAGTTTTTCTGTTCTCTGATTTAATAAAGGGCTTAAGGTCCCTAGGGGTGACTTTTCCAGACTCATAAAAAGGGAGTGTACAAAAAGCGAAGTGTGTTTTTCCCCAGTAGCAATAGCCAGATCCATGGAGCTGCAGGCAGTGGTGGCTGTGTGACCCAGTAGAAGGCAAGTGTGTGATGGGATAGAAAGTAGGTCAGGAGTAGATGAGGAAATTCTGGCTTTCCCTATGAAAGGCCCATGCTTTCACCTCTGCTTGGTCTCTCCTTCACCATGTCCCCTCAGGTCAGTGAAGTTTAACAAGGGCTATACAGCTCTTAGCCAGAATGCAGATGAAAACCTGGTGTCCCTCGACTCTGATAGGTGAGTGCTTCTCTTGGAAATACCTCTCAGTGAGTGACTTGGATAGTACTGCAAGTCACTTGGTACCCTTCACTTGTTCCCTGTCTCCTCCAAGGCCCTTCATGCACATCCCAGGGCTGTCCTCTTCTGAGCACTAACCCTTCCTAGGATGGCTTGGTTAGGAAACTTGTAAATGATTATGCTACCCTTGAATTTGGAATACCACCATTGGGGGGTAATCACCCCACTCTCTTATGTGTGCGCTGTTAATGACAGTGGCCCTGTCCCTGCCGAGACCAATTAAGGGAACCATTTATATTCACAGATTCATGGCCTGAGTTTTATAGTGTGTGGTTTTTGCTCTACAGATTCCCCAGGCCCAGTTGCATGCTTGCCACCTTGAATATGTGGCTGTGCTCCACAGTCATTCCCCTGAATTGATTGTCTTCTTCTTCTCCTAGTGATGGGGAGCAGGAATCCAGATACTCCTCCGGGTATTCCTCTGCAGAGGCAAGTTCAGAGTACAATTTTGGGTGGGGCCAGGTTATAGGCAGCATTGCCACCACTGCCAAATGCTTGTCTGGTGCCTCCTGTGTCCATAGCATTGAGTCAGGCTTCTGATGTGTTCTCACATCTTCCTCTCTGTCCTCTTATCCCAGCAGAGGTATAAGCATCTGAGGAGGGCTGTTAAGAGTGCAGGAAATCATAGCTCCTCAGGGCTGGAAATGATCACCAATGTCTTTTACTTCAGGCTACCATTCAGAAAAGAAATCCTTTTGAGAAATCCCAGCTAAGTGTTTACTAGCCTCTGCTTCCTTGACTCCTTCTTGTAATTGGGTACTCACTAACTCCTTCTCCACTCCACCTCCACCCAGTCTCCTTCTGCACTCCACACCCActcccccaaaacacacacacacacagtccctTCTTTGGGTAGGTCTTAGATAAACCATTCCTTATTGATTTGAAATGTCTCCTACAGCATGGATTTGGTCCACTGTTACACAATGACTCTATTCTCCCTTCTTTTGGTTGTCTTTTATCTGAGGTCAGCATTCCTATCCTTTCCTGCCCATTTTCTACCAAGCTTGCTTCCAGGCCAAACATATTCTGTTCCTTCAGTTGTCCATTATGGAAATATACCAAGACATTCCTGGGCTGGCCTTGTGGACATGTTTCCAGAGTGAACATTCTGAGTGTCCTAGGAATTTAAAGCTAGTACATGTAGCTTACTGCCTTTGACAGGTGAACTGCTGGGGACATGACTATATACTGCTGTTGTTTCTTCCTTATTCTCCTGGAAACTCTGGGCCATGCTTTGAGTTTCTGCCAAAAAGAATAGGGGAAGTTTTTAACATTGTGTCCTCTTTGATGCCTGCATGTCTCAGATTGTTAAAATTGTGATCCAGAGGAAGTCTTACAGTATACTCAGtctcatatattttccttctacTCAGTAGAACTGGTGAAGCCAGGCTGACAGGTTCCACTTTGCAGGGAGGGACCTAGTTATGCTTGAAGGAGAACATGTCTAACCAGCAGTGCAGGCAAAGCTGCTCCCCACCCTGTTCCCTTGCAACCCATATTCTTCTACTCTAGCCTCATTGTTCCGATATTCTTCAGCCTTAATAGGAACCAGTCTGGGTTCCCAGGGGGAACAGCGTGAACAATAACTTTCAACAATAATTTGGAATGTAATGATTTTTATCAGATCCCTCAGGATTCTTTAGTTGGAGCAGCTTTTTAATTGGAGGGGTATAGTGACAGCGCAACCTGTATATACTGAGGCTCCTGGTGCCCTACTGCTGGGTGAGGCACACCTAGGAAATGGCGGCACTTCCTCTTCCAGGGATGTGTGGGGCTAGCCTGGAGTGGA
This genomic stretch from Tamandua tetradactyla isolate mTamTet1 chromosome 12, mTamTet1.pri, whole genome shotgun sequence harbors:
- the FAM219B gene encoding protein FAM219B isoform X1, with product MAAAEPSGRAVRASAPRTRSGGAPDRAAGAAAQPPGRSGIEVPRLGERTLAAVEKRGPYMVTRAPSIQAKLQKHRDLAKAILRRKVMLGASPNRPDSSGKRSVKFNKGYTALSQNADENLVSLDSDSDGEQESRYSSGYSSAEQVNQDVSRQLLQDGYHLDEIPDDEDLDLIPPKPMASSTCSCCWCCPGDSSSCTLQ
- the FAM219B gene encoding protein FAM219B isoform X2 — encoded protein: MAAAEPSGRAVRASAPRTRSGGAPDRAAGAAAQPPGRSGIEVPRLGERTLAAVEKRGPYMVTRAPSIQAKLQKHRDLAKAILRRKVMLGASPNRPDSSGKRSVKFNKGYTALSQNADENLVSLDSDSDGEQESRYSSGYSSAEVNQDVSRQLLQDGYHLDEIPDDEDLDLIPPKPMASSTCSCCWCCPGDSSSCTLQ